A region of Ictidomys tridecemlineatus isolate mIctTri1 chromosome 4, mIctTri1.hap1, whole genome shotgun sequence DNA encodes the following proteins:
- the LOC144377063 gene encoding uncharacterized protein LOC144377063 — MGRPWAWVGLPSPAVSVRGSLLTRPLSQPEAAERAAPGLFGVRAIKCERIPATQQGAQERRWKRHGRRLLIWLSIKDAFRPRRSARGGGEARPLPFRAPGQRLSRSPFAPSTESRAGGIRRRHPGGSSFSRSQNLVLRVAVDLGELRRHYQNPSAGGSPGLLPPA, encoded by the coding sequence ATGGGTAGGCCTTGGGCCTGGGTAGGCCTCCCCAGCCCCGCAGTTTCTGTTCGAGGCTCACTCCTCACCCGCCCCCTGTCCCAACCGGAGGCCGCCGAGAGGGCTGCTCCGGGCTTGTTTGGAGTCCGGGCCATTAAATGTGAGCGGATCCCTGCAACCCAGCAGGGTGCTCAAGAGCGACGCTGGAAACGCCACGGCCGCCGCCTGCTTATCTGGCTGTCAATAAAGGACGCGTTCAGGCCGCGCAGGAGCGCCCGCGGTGGAGGCGAGGCCAGACCTCTGCCTTTCCGAGCTCCGGGCCAACGCTTGAGCCGCTCTCCATTTGCCCCCAGCACAGAAAGCAGAGCGGGAGGGATCCGGCGTCGCCACCCGGGAGGGAGCAGTTTTAGCCGCAGCCAAAACTTGGTCCTGCGGGTAGCTGTTGACCTCGGAGAACTCCGAAGACACTATCAGAACCCGAGCGCTGGGGGCTCCCCTGGTCTCCTGCCACCGGCCTAG